A part of Alphaproteobacteria bacterium genomic DNA contains:
- a CDS encoding amidase — protein sequence MTELTHLSLTEVAEAIAAKRVSSREVTEACLARIEQKQPALNMFISLEADEALAAADAADAALAKGAASGPLHGVPLAHKDMYYRAGKVSTCGSKIRQDFVPDHTATTISRLSDAGALHLGGLNMSEFAVGPFGHNDHFGSCRNPWNPDHVTGGSSSGAGASVGGRMVYGALGSDTGGSVRLPAACCGLVGMKPTQTRVSRYGLMGLSFSLDSAGPLTRTVRDNARLLGLIAGADPMDHTASAMPVDDYEAAACSPMAKGLRIAVPYSYYYDNAAPEIRDLMQASLKVFEGMGAEIVEVTVPDHHRIRALCTTLRGPEGTVLHAAWLRDRPQDYGPQVRARLEPGLAIGAAQYLAALHIRPQVTQAFVDAVFAKADVFHAPTIAMPVPSIAETDVKDSPAFPALIAGMTHCTQPLNYLGRPALAVPAGFTANGLPASFQLVGRPFAEAALYRAAAAYEAETRFSENAPGE from the coding sequence ATGACTGAACTGACGCATCTGAGCCTCACCGAAGTCGCCGAAGCCATTGCCGCGAAACGGGTCTCCTCCCGCGAGGTCACCGAAGCCTGCCTCGCGCGGATCGAACAAAAGCAGCCGGCGTTGAATATGTTTATCTCGCTGGAGGCCGACGAGGCGCTGGCCGCCGCCGATGCCGCCGATGCGGCGCTGGCGAAGGGCGCGGCGTCGGGCCCGTTGCACGGCGTGCCGCTGGCGCACAAGGACATGTATTACCGGGCGGGGAAGGTGTCGACCTGTGGCTCGAAGATCCGGCAGGACTTCGTGCCCGACCACACGGCGACGACGATCAGTCGGCTCTCCGACGCGGGTGCGCTGCATCTGGGCGGCCTCAACATGTCGGAATTCGCCGTCGGCCCATTCGGCCACAACGACCATTTCGGCTCCTGCCGCAACCCGTGGAACCCTGACCACGTCACCGGCGGTTCGTCCAGCGGCGCGGGGGCCTCGGTCGGCGGGCGGATGGTCTATGGCGCGCTCGGTTCCGACACCGGCGGGTCGGTGCGGCTGCCCGCCGCCTGTTGCGGGCTGGTGGGGATGAAGCCGACGCAGACGCGGGTGAGCCGCTACGGGCTGATGGGCCTGTCCTTCTCGCTCGACAGCGCCGGGCCGCTGACCCGCACCGTGCGCGACAATGCCCGCCTGCTGGGACTGATCGCGGGGGCCGACCCGATGGACCATACCGCCAGCGCCATGCCGGTGGATGATTACGAGGCGGCGGCGTGTTCGCCGATGGCGAAGGGGCTGCGTATCGCCGTGCCCTACAGTTACTATTACGATAATGCCGCGCCGGAGATCCGTGACCTGATGCAGGCCAGCCTGAAGGTGTTCGAGGGAATGGGTGCGGAAATCGTCGAAGTGACAGTGCCCGATCACCACCGGATACGCGCGCTCTGCACGACCCTGCGCGGGCCGGAAGGCACCGTGTTGCACGCCGCCTGGCTGCGTGATCGGCCGCAGGATTACGGCCCGCAGGTTCGTGCACGGCTGGAACCGGGCCTCGCCATCGGTGCCGCGCAATACCTCGCGGCCCTGCATATACGCCCGCAGGTGACGCAGGCTTTCGTCGACGCGGTATTCGCGAAGGCGGATGTCTTCCACGCCCCGACCATCGCCATGCCGGTGCCGTCGATCGCGGAGACGGATGTGAAGGATTCGCCGGCTTTCCCCGCACTGATCGCCGGCATGACCCACTGCACCCAGCCGCTCAATTACCTGGGCCGGCCTGCACTGGCGGTTCCGGCCGGCTTCACGGCCAACGGGTTGCCGGCCTCCTTCCAGCTTGTCGGCCGGCCGTTCGCCGAGGCGGCGCTGTATCGCGCGGCGGCGGCATATGAGGCGGAAACGCGGTTTTCGGAGAATGCGCCGGGTGAATAG
- the panB gene encoding 3-methyl-2-oxobutanoate hydroxymethyltransferase — MSAVNRNKRVTVRDIRAAKHNTPLVCLTAYTAPVASVLDERVDLLLVGDSLGMVVYGMDSTLAVTLDMMIAHGRAVMRATKHAFVLVDLPFGSYEASPEQAFRSASRIMSETGCQAVKIEGGVEMMETVRFLVDRGIPVMAHIGLMPQAVNAIGGFRAQGLSDDEAQRIAADGAAMVAAGAFAIVIEGTSESLARKLTAELPVPTIGIGASPACDGQILVTDDLLGLFADFTPKFVKRYADLAATIGDAVDAYAADVRTREFPGPEHCYGIVKK; from the coding sequence ATGAGCGCCGTCAATCGGAACAAGCGGGTTACCGTGCGCGATATCCGCGCCGCGAAACATAATACGCCACTGGTCTGCCTGACCGCCTATACCGCGCCGGTGGCGTCGGTCCTGGACGAACGGGTCGACCTGTTGCTGGTCGGCGATTCGCTGGGCATGGTGGTCTATGGCATGGACAGCACGCTGGCGGTGACGCTGGACATGATGATCGCCCATGGTCGCGCCGTGATGCGGGCGACGAAACACGCCTTCGTGCTGGTCGACCTGCCTTTCGGCAGCTACGAGGCCAGCCCGGAACAGGCATTTCGCAGCGCGTCGCGCATTATGTCGGAAACCGGCTGCCAGGCCGTGAAGATCGAGGGCGGCGTGGAAATGATGGAAACCGTTCGCTTTCTGGTCGACCGGGGCATTCCGGTGATGGCGCATATCGGGCTGATGCCGCAGGCGGTGAACGCCATCGGCGGGTTCCGCGCGCAGGGGCTGTCGGACGATGAAGCACAGCGGATCGCCGCCGATGGCGCGGCGATGGTCGCGGCGGGGGCCTTTGCCATTGTCATTGAAGGTACGTCGGAGTCGCTGGCGCGGAAACTGACGGCGGAACTGCCGGTGCCGACCATCGGTATCGGCGCGTCGCCCGCATGCGACGGCCAGATCCTGGTGACCGACGACCTGCTGGGGCTATTCGCCGATTTCACACCTAAATTCGTGAAACGCTATGCCGATCTGGCGGCGACCATCGGTGATGCGGTCGACGCCTATGCGGCGGACGTCCGGACGCGGGAATTTCCGGGACCGGAACATTGCTACGGGATTGTCAAAAAGTAA